One region of Rhodophyticola sp. CCM32 genomic DNA includes:
- a CDS encoding ABC transporter substrate-binding protein, with translation MTLMKMAASALALGLTTALVAPASAQMLDVAWSQDATGLDPHTQPGFATIRLLELMYEPLVRLDANLELQPAVAESWEFSEEGLQLTFRLDPDAVFHDGSSVTAADVRASFERILDEDTGAIARANYTSIVGIETPDDGTVVFTLDSPDAPLLNGMASVNAAIVPASAIEADTLSTEVIGSGPFTLEERTPNANARLATFEDWYGGDVAYDGISISVLPDETALLAALRTGQANFALINDPLVATLVPQTDGLTLNTAPTLSYFVLQLNASREPMGSLPLRQAISCALDRQDILDAALLGEGEITGPLTSPAYRSDPDSLFCYEQDQDRARELLAEAGFADGFSASMMAATGEPPTASAIAQIIQSQLGEVGIELEIEMQELSVYIDRWLAADFDMAVALNGGRVDPYTMYNRYWTRDGNLQGVANYIDDTLDELMNRGRAETGEEVRREIFAEFESHLAEMAPWVWLFTGFTYTAQTDAVSGFVPSATGSLFSLVDVTLSD, from the coding sequence ATGACACTGATGAAAATGGCGGCGAGCGCATTGGCGCTTGGCCTCACAACCGCGCTGGTGGCCCCGGCCTCGGCGCAGATGCTGGATGTGGCCTGGTCCCAGGACGCCACTGGCCTCGACCCGCATACGCAGCCCGGTTTCGCCACGATCCGGCTGCTTGAACTGATGTACGAACCACTGGTGCGTTTGGACGCGAACCTCGAACTGCAACCGGCGGTGGCCGAAAGTTGGGAATTCTCGGAAGAAGGCTTGCAGCTGACCTTCCGGCTCGATCCGGATGCCGTGTTCCACGACGGATCGTCGGTCACGGCGGCGGATGTGCGGGCCTCGTTCGAGCGTATCCTCGACGAGGATACGGGCGCGATCGCGCGGGCCAACTACACCTCCATCGTGGGCATCGAAACGCCGGATGACGGCACGGTCGTCTTCACGCTCGACAGCCCGGACGCGCCGCTTCTGAATGGCATGGCCTCGGTCAATGCGGCCATCGTTCCCGCCTCGGCCATCGAGGCCGATACGCTTAGCACCGAGGTGATCGGGTCCGGCCCCTTCACACTTGAGGAACGGACCCCCAACGCCAATGCCCGGCTCGCCACGTTCGAGGATTGGTACGGCGGCGATGTCGCCTATGACGGCATTTCGATCAGCGTTCTGCCTGACGAAACCGCCCTACTGGCGGCATTGCGCACGGGTCAGGCGAATTTCGCGCTGATCAATGATCCGCTGGTGGCGACCCTGGTGCCGCAGACCGACGGGCTGACGCTAAATACGGCCCCGACGCTCAGCTATTTTGTGCTGCAACTCAACGCGTCTCGTGAGCCGATGGGGTCCCTGCCGCTGCGCCAGGCGATCTCCTGCGCGCTGGACCGGCAGGATATCCTGGATGCGGCGTTGCTGGGTGAAGGAGAAATCACCGGCCCGCTGACCTCGCCGGCCTATCGCAGCGATCCCGACAGCCTGTTTTGCTACGAACAGGACCAGGACCGCGCGCGTGAACTGCTGGCCGAGGCCGGGTTCGCCGACGGGTTTTCAGCCAGCATGATGGCCGCCACGGGTGAGCCTCCGACGGCATCGGCCATCGCGCAGATCATCCAGTCCCAACTGGGCGAAGTAGGCATCGAGCTTGAGATCGAGATGCAGGAACTCAGCGTTTATATCGACCGCTGGCTGGCCGCCGATTTCGACATGGCCGTGGCACTGAACGGCGGACGCGTTGACCCCTACACGATGTATAACCGCTACTGGACGCGGGACGGGAACCTGCAGGGCGTGGCCAATTACATCGACGACACGCTCGACGAATTGATGAACCGGGGCCGTGCCGAAACCGGTGAGGAGGTGCGGCGCGAGATTTTTGCCGAGTTCGAAAGCCATCTGGCCGAGATGGCGCCGTGGGTCTGGCTCTTCACCGGGTTCACCTACACCGCGCAGACCGACGCCGTTTCGGGCTTCGTGCCGAGTGCCACGGGCAGTCTGTTCAGCCTCGTCGACGTAACATTGTCGGATTGA
- a CDS encoding ABC transporter permease, with amino-acid sequence MTYLLRRLAVFPLVMFGVSVFVFVAIRLVPGDAITAMLGTEGGMLTPAQREALAAYFGLDQNWAVQYLRWVGGLFQGDLGISVTYGQPVLDIIIERFPLTLQLALMSMVIALMIGLPAGVYAATRTDRPSDLIVRIFAMIGQSMPNFVVALLSIYILSVWFGVLPTLGRYIPFSEDPLGNLAQMILPAFALGTAFAAAVTRITRAAMLDILREDYVRTARSQGFSQRYVIWRHALPNALIPVLTLSGVEFGYLLGGAVIVEQIFALPGLGRVVLDAILQRDYALVQGVVLFIAFNFMLVNLLVDLAYAALDPRIRYGGRS; translated from the coding sequence TTGACCTATCTGCTCAGGCGTCTCGCCGTCTTTCCGCTGGTAATGTTCGGCGTATCGGTCTTCGTCTTCGTGGCGATCCGGCTGGTGCCCGGCGACGCGATCACCGCGATGCTGGGCACCGAAGGCGGCATGCTGACCCCCGCGCAGAGGGAGGCGCTGGCGGCCTATTTCGGCCTCGATCAGAACTGGGCGGTGCAATATCTGCGCTGGGTCGGCGGACTATTCCAGGGCGATCTGGGCATCTCGGTCACCTACGGCCAACCTGTCTTAGACATCATCATCGAGCGCTTTCCCCTGACCCTGCAACTGGCGCTGATGTCGATGGTCATCGCGCTGATGATCGGGTTGCCGGCGGGAGTCTATGCCGCAACGCGGACTGACCGGCCTTCCGACCTGATCGTGCGCATCTTCGCCATGATCGGGCAGTCGATGCCGAATTTCGTCGTGGCGCTTCTGTCGATTTACATTCTGTCGGTCTGGTTCGGCGTCCTGCCGACCTTGGGCCGCTATATCCCGTTTTCCGAGGATCCGTTGGGCAACCTCGCCCAGATGATCCTGCCGGCCTTCGCGCTTGGCACCGCCTTTGCCGCCGCGGTCACCCGCATCACGCGCGCGGCGATGCTGGACATCCTGCGCGAAGACTACGTGCGCACTGCCCGGTCGCAGGGCTTCTCGCAACGCTACGTGATCTGGCGCCATGCCCTGCCCAACGCGCTGATCCCGGTTCTGACGCTCAGCGGGGTGGAGTTCGGGTATCTGCTGGGTGGCGCCGTGATCGTCGAGCAAATCTTCGCGCTGCCGGGATTGGGCCGCGTGGTGCTCGACGCGATCCTGCAGCGTGACTACGCGCTCGTTCAGGGGGTTGTGCTGTTCATCGCGTTCAACTTCATGCTGGTCAACCTGCTGGTCGATCTGGCCTACGCCGCCCTCGATCCCCGCATCCGGTACGGGGGCCGGTCATGA
- a CDS encoding ABC transporter permease, whose translation MSIIGALFRHSAGRIGLVIIALFTIAAILGMLGLTPHDPLAQDRLSRLQPPGGTYLLGTDLFGRDMLSRLMVGIGQSFFVAFLSVMIAATVGTILGLTAAWFGGLWDGLAMRTMDVLLAFPAILLALLIVAILEASVLTSILAIAMVYTPIFTRMARGPALSIKTLSFVDAARTFGSSRRYILSRHLLGNMVAPLTVQFTLALAWALLTEAALSFLGLGTQPPDPSLGLMLSDSRNLMEMAPWMLIYPAAAIMLAVLGFNLLGDALRDIADPKSRRALT comes from the coding sequence ATGAGCATTATCGGCGCCCTTTTTCGGCATTCCGCAGGGCGGATCGGTCTTGTCATCATAGCGCTGTTCACCATTGCGGCGATCCTGGGCATGCTCGGGCTGACGCCGCATGACCCCCTTGCGCAGGATCGCCTGTCGCGCCTGCAGCCGCCGGGCGGGACCTACCTGTTGGGCACCGATCTGTTCGGGCGCGATATGCTGAGCCGTTTGATGGTCGGCATCGGCCAATCCTTCTTCGTGGCCTTCCTGTCGGTCATGATCGCGGCGACGGTCGGCACGATCCTCGGGCTGACGGCCGCGTGGTTCGGTGGGCTGTGGGACGGCCTCGCGATGCGGACCATGGACGTGCTCCTGGCCTTTCCGGCGATCCTTCTGGCACTTCTGATCGTCGCAATCCTTGAGGCCAGCGTTCTGACCTCGATCCTCGCCATCGCGATGGTCTACACCCCGATCTTCACCCGCATGGCCCGCGGACCGGCGCTTTCGATCAAAACGCTCAGCTTCGTGGACGCCGCGCGCACATTCGGCAGTTCGCGGCGCTATATCCTGTCGCGACACCTCCTGGGCAACATGGTCGCGCCGCTGACGGTGCAGTTCACCCTCGCGCTGGCCTGGGCCCTGCTGACGGAGGCGGCGCTCAGCTTCCTCGGGCTCGGCACGCAACCGCCTGACCCCTCGCTCGGCCTGATGTTGTCGGACAGCCGCAACCTGATGGAAATGGCGCCCTGGATGCTGATCTACCCGGCGGCGGCGATCATGCTTGCGGTCTTGGGCTTTAACCTTCTGGGCGACGCGCTGCGCGACATCGCGGACCCAAAATCGCGGCGGGCGCTGACATGA
- a CDS encoding ABC transporter ATP-binding protein, with protein MTLLSVRDLRVGFGKPGREKAVVHGVDLDLAAGETLAIVGESGSGKSVTAMSINRLVDYGGGRILGGSITLDGVTDLVQVSEAEMRALRGREIGMIFQEPMTSLNPVLKIGTQIGEIFVKRHGLSRHDARKAAIRALDRVRIPDAARRLDQAPHQMSGGMLQRIMIAMALAGEPRLLIADEPTTALDVTIQAQILALLSELKHETGTGLIFITHDIGLVAGIADRVAVMQQGRVVETGPADTVFDHPRHEYTHHLLNAVPHFRQGAAAREGSERGSGASPVLKVDDLGIRFPVGGEFLRPSKGFVHAVDGVSFDLLPGETLGIVGESGSGKSTTARAILDLITPTMGHVEGATGRAVQMVFQNPNASLNPRMTVRALLAEPVIAAGHPVDKGAEDRMRMLLKKVDLPEESLSRYPHEFSGGQKQRICIARVLMPDPKILVLDEAVSGLDVSVQARVLDLLIDLQRDFGLAYLFVSHDMGVVEQIAHRIAVIYAGRIVEIGESRSVLSDPRHPYTRKLIAAVPSIDRRHVDFTVETDEVPSTMRPAGWEPAPQDWETHGPDHVFAVEALR; from the coding sequence ATGACGCTGCTGTCGGTCAGGGACCTGCGGGTGGGCTTCGGCAAACCGGGGCGGGAGAAGGCGGTCGTGCATGGCGTCGACCTCGACCTCGCTGCGGGCGAGACCCTTGCGATTGTCGGCGAAAGCGGGTCGGGCAAATCGGTGACGGCGATGTCGATCAACCGATTGGTCGATTATGGCGGCGGACGCATTCTGGGCGGCTCGATCACCCTCGATGGCGTCACCGATCTGGTACAGGTGTCGGAGGCCGAGATGCGGGCCTTGCGCGGGCGCGAGATCGGCATGATTTTTCAGGAGCCGATGACATCGCTCAATCCGGTCCTCAAGATCGGCACCCAGATCGGGGAGATTTTCGTCAAGCGCCACGGCCTCAGCCGGCACGACGCGCGCAAGGCCGCGATCCGGGCGCTGGACCGGGTGCGCATCCCTGATGCCGCGCGGCGGCTGGATCAGGCACCCCATCAGATGTCGGGCGGGATGCTGCAGAGGATCATGATCGCCATGGCCTTGGCCGGTGAGCCGCGCCTGTTGATCGCGGATGAGCCGACCACCGCCCTCGACGTGACGATCCAGGCGCAGATCCTCGCGCTCCTGTCCGAACTGAAGCATGAAACCGGTACCGGTCTGATCTTCATCACCCACGATATCGGCCTTGTCGCAGGGATCGCGGATCGGGTCGCGGTGATGCAGCAAGGACGGGTTGTGGAAACCGGGCCGGCGGACACTGTATTCGACCATCCGCGCCATGAGTATACCCACCACCTTCTGAATGCGGTGCCGCATTTCCGGCAGGGCGCCGCCGCGCGCGAAGGCTCGGAACGGGGAAGCGGGGCGTCGCCTGTGCTGAAGGTCGATGACCTTGGTATCCGGTTTCCGGTGGGTGGCGAATTTCTGCGTCCGTCAAAAGGTTTCGTACATGCCGTCGACGGGGTGTCCTTCGATCTTCTGCCGGGGGAAACGCTTGGGATTGTTGGCGAAAGCGGCTCGGGCAAATCCACGACCGCGCGCGCCATCCTCGACCTCATCACGCCGACAATGGGCCATGTGGAGGGGGCCACAGGCCGCGCGGTGCAGATGGTCTTCCAGAATCCCAACGCCTCCCTCAATCCGCGGATGACGGTCCGCGCCCTCTTAGCTGAGCCGGTGATCGCCGCGGGTCATCCCGTCGACAAGGGGGCCGAGGATCGCATGCGGATGCTCCTGAAAAAGGTCGATTTGCCAGAGGAATCGTTGAGCCGCTATCCACACGAATTTTCGGGTGGCCAGAAGCAACGGATCTGCATCGCGCGGGTCTTGATGCCCGACCCGAAGATCCTGGTGCTGGACGAGGCCGTCTCGGGCCTTGACGTCTCGGTTCAGGCGCGGGTGCTGGATCTTTTGATCGATCTGCAACGCGATTTCGGCCTCGCCTATCTTTTCGTGTCCCACGACATGGGCGTGGTCGAGCAGATCGCACATCGGATCGCCGTCATCTATGCCGGGCGTATCGTTGAAATCGGAGAGTCCCGCTCGGTCCTGTCGGATCCGCGCCATCCCTACACACGCAAGCTGATTGCCGCCGTTCCGTCGATCGACCGCCGTCACGTGGATTTCACGGTTGAAACCGATGAGGTCCCGTCCACCATGCGGCCCGCCGGATGGGAACCCGCGCCACAGGATTGGGAAACCCACGGGCCGGACCATGTTTTTGCGGTCGAGGCACTTCGGTGA
- a CDS encoding serine hydrolase domain-containing protein, with protein MGTRATGLGNPRAGPCFCGRGTSVTFDAAWSLVADAVSEGRIPGAVFGVSDGGERRVAWAGHAMTQPERVPMARDTVFDLASVTKPVFTTERILSHAASGRIDLDAPVTSVIPDFRQYDVQCWERRVTLRDCLGHQTPFPAVEPIYTYGDERATLRAFVLQREWRRLDVPVYSDINFVLLGIALERLEGRGIRDMDPGAWFTFAPDPDATAATEACTWRGRVMRGEVHDENCYALQGAGHSGLFGSAEALLEFSEAAFARGPGLITTPLSATRTHGWERRHPGWSGGQACTAETIGHTGFTGTGLWLDFGAGRAWTLLTNRVHPTRHADTGIGPLRQAVGETLYRE; from the coding sequence ATGGGAACCCGCGCCACAGGATTGGGAAACCCACGGGCCGGACCATGTTTTTGCGGTCGAGGCACTTCGGTGACTTTCGACGCCGCATGGTCCTTGGTCGCCGATGCGGTCTCGGAGGGGCGGATTCCGGGTGCCGTCTTTGGCGTGTCAGACGGCGGTGAGCGTCGTGTCGCATGGGCGGGTCATGCGATGACGCAGCCGGAGCGCGTGCCGATGGCGCGCGACACCGTCTTCGACTTGGCCTCCGTCACCAAACCGGTCTTCACCACCGAGCGGATTCTCAGCCATGCCGCATCCGGACGCATCGACCTCGACGCGCCGGTGACAAGTGTCATTCCCGATTTCCGTCAATACGACGTCCAGTGTTGGGAGCGGCGGGTGACGCTCCGCGACTGCCTTGGCCACCAAACGCCGTTCCCGGCGGTCGAGCCGATCTATACCTATGGGGACGAACGCGCGACGCTGCGCGCCTTCGTTCTTCAGCGGGAATGGCGAAGGCTGGACGTGCCGGTTTATTCCGACATCAACTTCGTCCTCTTGGGCATCGCACTGGAACGGTTGGAGGGGCGGGGCATTCGCGATATGGACCCGGGCGCCTGGTTCACCTTCGCCCCCGACCCCGATGCCACCGCCGCGACCGAGGCCTGTACCTGGCGCGGTCGGGTCATGCGTGGCGAGGTGCATGACGAAAACTGTTACGCGCTGCAGGGCGCCGGCCATTCCGGCCTCTTCGGCAGCGCGGAAGCCCTTCTTGAGTTTTCCGAAGCCGCTTTCGCGCGGGGCCCGGGCCTGATCACCACGCCGTTGTCGGCCACTCGGACCCACGGCTGGGAGCGTCGGCATCCGGGCTGGTCGGGCGGGCAGGCCTGCACCGCCGAGACTATCGGGCATACCGGGTTCACCGGCACCGGGCTGTGGCTGGATTTCGGGGCTGGGCGGGCCTGGACCCTCTTGACCAATCGCGTCCACCCCACGCGCCACGCCGACACGGGTATTGGCCCGCTGCGCCAGGCGGTTGGGGAGACACTGTACAGGGAGTGA
- a CDS encoding anhydro-N-acetylmuramic acid kinase yields the protein MEMEWCVGLMTGTVLDGNIDVALLRTDGTGIDAFGSYALYPYDADTCALLAECQRQALDWQFEGPDPAVFAEAEARLTIAQSHAVRRLVEEAGLRLADIAAVGFHGQTVLHRAPTPDALGQTRQLGDGALMVRRLGVRTVYDFRSADMEAGGQGAPLSAVYHGALMDRLGTGTDTAILNLGGVANVTARDGTGGLIAFDTGPANAPINDFVKARGLGEMDVDGRLAASGRVDEARLAKALAHPYLTRPYPKSLDRFDFGYGWVDDMSDADAAATLTAFTAAAVGCGLELLPERPARLIVCGGGRRNPTLLAMLAPYAGVIAEPAEAVGWEGDAIEAQCFAFLAKRCMRGLPGSFPETTGTAEPCVAGRIAKANIDTSSRPIDYSMLP from the coding sequence ATGGAGATGGAATGGTGCGTCGGGCTGATGACCGGCACGGTTCTGGACGGCAATATCGACGTAGCGCTATTGCGCACCGATGGCACGGGGATCGACGCCTTCGGGTCCTATGCGCTCTATCCCTACGACGCGGACACATGTGCGCTTCTGGCAGAATGCCAGCGCCAAGCGCTCGACTGGCAGTTCGAGGGCCCGGACCCGGCGGTCTTCGCGGAGGCGGAGGCGCGGTTGACCATCGCACAATCCCATGCCGTCCGACGCTTGGTCGAAGAGGCTGGCCTGCGCCTCGCCGACATAGCCGCTGTCGGCTTCCACGGTCAGACGGTGCTGCACCGCGCCCCGACTCCGGACGCTTTGGGGCAAACGCGGCAACTGGGCGACGGCGCGCTGATGGTCCGGCGGCTTGGGGTGCGGACCGTGTATGATTTCCGCTCCGCCGACATGGAAGCGGGCGGTCAGGGTGCGCCCTTATCGGCCGTCTATCATGGCGCGCTGATGGACCGGCTGGGAACCGGCACCGATACCGCGATCCTGAACCTGGGCGGGGTCGCTAACGTGACCGCTCGAGATGGCACGGGCGGCCTGATCGCTTTCGACACCGGCCCTGCGAACGCCCCCATCAATGACTTCGTGAAGGCGCGTGGATTGGGGGAAATGGATGTCGACGGCAGGTTGGCCGCGTCGGGACGGGTCGATGAGGCCCGCTTGGCCAAGGCCCTTGCGCATCCCTATCTCACGCGGCCCTATCCGAAATCTCTGGATCGGTTTGACTTCGGATACGGCTGGGTGGATGACATGTCCGATGCCGACGCTGCGGCGACCCTCACGGCCTTCACCGCCGCCGCCGTGGGATGCGGTCTCGAATTGCTGCCCGAGCGCCCGGCCCGCCTGATCGTCTGCGGGGGCGGGCGGCGGAACCCGACGCTTCTGGCGATGCTGGCGCCCTATGCCGGCGTCATCGCTGAGCCTGCGGAAGCCGTGGGCTGGGAAGGCGATGCGATCGAGGCGCAATGCTTCGCATTTCTCGCCAAGCGCTGCATGCGCGGCCTGCCAGGAAGCTTCCCCGAAACCACCGGAACGGCCGAGCCATGTGTTGCCGGGCGGATCGCTAAGGCGAACATCGATACGTCGTCTCGGCCGATCGACTACAGCATGCTGCCTTAA
- a CDS encoding IS5 family transposase (programmed frameshift) has protein sequence MARSDLSDLEWEFIKAVLPNNSRGVKRVDDRRVINGIFYVLRTGIPWRDLPDQYGPYTTIYNRFNRWTYAGIWDRVMEAVADAHNIDTVMVDGTSVRVHHSAATLKKNDPRRCMGRSRGGLTTKIHALTNQDGLPIRYELTPGQAHDAPPCEQLLDGLQPGQYVLADKAYDADWIRKMIWEQGAIDVIPSKSNRKLPAEFDVDIYRERNKIERFFGRLKASFRRIATRYEKTSANFLAMIKLASVRLWCQFYESAA, from the exons ATGGCGCGGTCAGATTTGAGCGATTTGGAGTGGGAGTTCATCAAAGCAGTGCTCCCAAATAACAGCCGAGGGGTTAAGCGTGTCGATGATCGGCGTGTGATCAATGGCATCTTCTATGTCTTGCGCACAGGCATCCCGTGGCGCGATTTGCCCGATCAATACGGCCCCTACACAACGATCTACAACCGTTTCAACCGATGGACTTATGCGGGCATTTGGGATCGGGTAATGGAGGCGGTCGCCGATGCGCACAATATCGACACCGTGATGGTGGATGGCACATCGGTTCGGGTTCACCATTCTGCAGCGACGCTCAAAAAAA ACGACCCGCGTCGTTGCATGGGCCGGTCGCGGGGTGGGTTAACCACGAAAATACATGCACTTACCAATCAGGACGGGTTGCCGATCCGCTATGAACTGACGCCGGGCCAAGCCCACGATGCACCCCCATGCGAACAGCTTTTGGACGGGCTGCAACCTGGCCAATACGTTCTGGCTGACAAGGCATATGACGCGGATTGGATCCGCAAGATGATCTGGGAACAGGGCGCCATCGACGTCATCCCGTCCAAATCCAACCGCAAACTGCCCGCCGAGTTCGACGTCGATATCTATCGCGAGCGCAACAAGATCGAGCGGTTCTTTGGCCGCCTCAAAGCTTCCTTCCGCCGTATAGCCACCCGATACGAAAAGACATCTGCCAACTTCTTGGCGATGATCAAACTCGCATCCGTCAGGCTATGGTGCCAGTTTTATGAGTCCGCTGCCTAG
- a CDS encoding transposase (programmed frameshift), producing MKNGRYSDAQIMAILKQADGGVPVSELCREHGMSSASFYKWRAKFGGMDASLMSEMKDMAEENRRLKRMYAEMSMQNDLLKEALGKKPLRPSLRREVAVNAVARHGVSVALACRTFQISETCYRYSPVLSDENEEIADWLERLTTNKRNWGFGLCFLYLRNVQGYGWNHKRVYRIYCELELNLRIKPKKRLKRDKPEPLAVPDVPNDTWSMDFMADQLADGRSIRTLKHPAFNLNHKYPATLRVLGTFVMRDVSGLRQHAVNVLDDFNGEGLCIEVDFSLPAERVVRSLNQIIEWRGQPHAIRVDNGPEYISGTLMTWAEKRNIRLEYIQPGKPQQNGYIERYNRTVRGEWLGQYIFETIEEAQDKATEWLWTYNNERPNMGIGGITPAMKLKTAA from the exons ATGAAGAATGGACGTTACAGCGACGCGCAGATCATGGCGATCCTGAAGCAAGCAGATGGCGGCGTGCCTGTTTCTGAACTGTGCCGCGAACATGGAATGAGCAGCGCAAGCTTCTACAAATGGCGCGCCAAGTTTGGCGGCATGGATGCGTCTTTGATGTCCGAGATGAAGGATATGGCGGAGGAGAACCGCCGTCTGAAGCGCATGTATGCTGAGATGAGCATGCAGAATGATCTGCTGAAGGAAGCCCTTGGAAAAAAGC CGTTAAGGCCGTCTCTGCGACGAGAGGTGGCCGTGAATGCGGTCGCACGGCACGGTGTCAGCGTGGCGCTGGCTTGCCGCACGTTCCAAATCAGCGAGACGTGCTATCGATACAGCCCGGTTCTGAGCGACGAGAACGAAGAGATCGCGGACTGGTTGGAACGGCTGACGACGAACAAGCGCAATTGGGGCTTTGGCCTGTGCTTTTTGTATCTGCGCAATGTGCAGGGCTATGGCTGGAACCACAAACGCGTCTACCGGATCTACTGCGAACTGGAGCTGAACTTGCGGATCAAGCCTAAGAAACGTTTGAAGCGGGACAAACCTGAACCGTTGGCCGTGCCTGACGTCCCAAACGACACTTGGTCGATGGATTTCATGGCGGATCAACTTGCTGATGGCAGGTCGATCAGAACACTAAAGCACCCTGCCTTCAACTTGAATCACAAATACCCTGCCACGCTTCGCGTTCTCGGGACATTTGTGATGCGCGATGTCTCAGGTTTAAGGCAGCATGCTGTAAACGTTCTGGATGACTTCAATGGCGAAGGCCTGTGCATTGAGGTCGACTTCTCACTGCCAGCGGAGCGCGTTGTGCGCAGCCTGAACCAGATCATTGAATGGCGCGGCCAGCCGCACGCAATTCGCGTCGATAATGGTCCAGAATATATCAGTGGCACGCTCATGACATGGGCCGAGAAACGCAACATCCGGCTTGAATACATCCAGCCAGGCAAACCACAGCAGAACGGCTACATAGAACGTTACAACCGCACTGTTCGTGGCGAGTGGCTCGGACAATACATCTTTGAAACGATTGAGGAGGCACAAGATAAGGCGACTGAATGGCTCTGGACTTACAACAACGAGCGACCCAACATGGGTATCGGCGGCATAACACCCGCAATGAAACTGAAAACAGCCGCGTGA
- a CDS encoding mechanosensitive ion channel family protein, with the protein MRYLLILFLCLTLPFAGLAQESTQQPDGTISVENDVQHDAAMAVRIREILHQLEGYSDISVSVADGIVTLRGTALEAAQIDALNGLVSRVEGVVAIENNVTETTDVVERLNPAIDRIRARFEQFIAFTPLILVAVTAGVLVFLLGLFIARRKKPWDSIAPNAFIADIYRQIIRLLFSIAAIVLALDLLNATALLGTILGAAGIVGLAIGFAVRDTVENFIASIMLSMRQPFRPKDLVEIEGDMGHVIRLTSRATILLSLDGNHIRIPNATVFKARIINYTRNDERRFTFDLGIDPTADIARAQKIMLAALKELPFLLDSPGPGIWVNKVGDSTISITAAGWIMQHKTSLGMAKGEAIRITKARLEEAGITLPEPTYRLISDTTIRQAAPEAPEAASTPQATITPVAAQDVDADEGKALERIVDAEREELADNDLLAREAPQE; encoded by the coding sequence ATGCGCTATCTTCTGATCCTTTTCCTGTGTCTGACCCTGCCTTTCGCCGGGCTGGCACAGGAAAGCACCCAACAGCCCGATGGCACCATCTCGGTGGAAAACGATGTGCAGCATGATGCCGCCATGGCCGTGCGCATCCGCGAGATTCTGCACCAGCTTGAGGGGTATTCCGATATCTCGGTCTCGGTTGCCGATGGCATCGTCACCCTGCGCGGGACCGCGCTTGAAGCCGCGCAGATCGACGCGCTGAACGGGCTTGTCAGCCGGGTTGAGGGCGTCGTGGCGATTGAAAACAATGTGACCGAAACCACCGATGTGGTTGAACGCCTGAACCCCGCGATCGACCGTATCCGCGCCCGGTTTGAACAATTCATCGCCTTCACCCCGCTGATCCTGGTGGCGGTGACGGCGGGCGTGTTGGTCTTCCTGCTGGGCCTTTTCATCGCGCGCCGCAAGAAACCCTGGGACAGTATCGCCCCCAATGCGTTTATCGCCGATATCTACCGGCAGATCATTCGCCTGCTGTTCAGCATTGCCGCGATTGTCCTGGCCCTTGACCTGCTGAACGCAACGGCCCTTCTGGGCACCATCCTTGGCGCCGCGGGGATCGTTGGTCTGGCCATCGGCTTTGCCGTCCGCGACACTGTGGAAAACTTCATTGCCTCGATCATGCTGAGCATGCGGCAGCCTTTCCGCCCGAAGGATCTGGTCGAGATCGAGGGCGATATGGGCCATGTCATCCGCCTGACCAGCCGCGCCACGATCCTTCTGTCGCTGGATGGCAACCATATCCGCATCCCCAATGCGACCGTCTTCAAGGCGCGGATCATCAATTACACCCGCAATGACGAACGCCGTTTCACCTTCGATCTGGGCATCGACCCGACTGCCGATATCGCCCGGGCGCAAAAGATCATGCTGGCCGCCCTGAAAGAACTGCCCTTCCTGCTGGACAGCCCCGGCCCCGGTATCTGGGTCAACAAGGTGGGTGACAGCACGATCTCGATCACCGCGGCGGGCTGGATCATGCAGCACAAGACCAGCCTGGGCATGGCCAAGGGAGAAGCGATTCGCATCACCAAAGCCCGGCTGGAAGAGGCCGGGATCACCCTGCCCGAACCCACCTATCGCCTGATCAGCGACACCACGATCCGCCAGGCCGCCCCGGAGGCCCCTGAAGCTGCCAGCACCCCGCAGGCAACCATCACGCCCGTGGCCGCGCAGGATGTCGATGCGGATGAAGGCAAAGCCCTGGAACGCATCGTCGATGCAGAACGCGAAGAACTGGCCGATAACGACCTTCTGGCGCGGGAAGCGCCCCAGGAATAG